TTCGGCAACCTGGCCAAGATCGCCGCGGCCGCAGGCATCTATAGCGCCACCCAGCGCTGGCGGCAGCAGCGCGCCTAATCCACCTAACCTCCCCGCTTTTTAAAACAAGAAGGACTGCAGCACATTATGATCACCACCGAATCTGGCATTAAAGAAATCAGCATCGCCCATAGCCCGGACTCCGACGACGCCTTCATGTTCTACGGCCTGGCTACCAACAAGATCCGGGTCCCCGGCTACAAGTTCGTCCATAACCTCACCGACATCGAAACCCTCAACCACCTCGCGTTGAAGGAGGCCTTCTACGACGTCACGGCCATCAGCTTCCACGCCTACCCCTACCTTCAGGACAACTACGCCCTGATGACCTGCGGCGCCAGCGTCGGCGACAACTACGGCCCCATGATCGTCTCCACCCACCGCCACTCGCTCGACGAGGTGAAGAAGCTCCGCATCGCCGTCCCCGGCACCCTTACCACGGCCTACCTCGCGCTCAAGCTCTTCGCGCCCGACGTCGAAACCGTCGTCGTTCCTTTCGAAAAGATCATCCCTGCCGTCCTCGCGGGCGAGTACCAGGCTGGCCTGCTCATCCACGAGGGCCAGCTCACCTACGCCAACGACGGTCT
This is a stretch of genomic DNA from Granulicella sp. WH15. It encodes these proteins:
- a CDS encoding MqnA/MqnD/SBP family protein translates to MITTESGIKEISIAHSPDSDDAFMFYGLATNKIRVPGYKFVHNLTDIETLNHLALKEAFYDVTAISFHAYPYLQDNYALMTCGASVGDNYGPMIVSTHRHSLDEVKKLRIAVPGTLTTAYLALKLFAPDVETVVVPFEKIIPAVLAGEYQAGLLIHEGQLTYANDGLVKILDLGQWWHEETGLPLPLGGNVIRRSLGPEIMLTTTQAIRDSIRHALEHREPALDYAMQFAQEVDPTLANRYVGMYVNERTLDLGDDGREGVRKLLELGYERGIIPHRAQVDFVG